Below is a genomic region from Pseudomonas sp. JQ170C.
CCACATGCGTTATCCGACCCTGAACTTCGCCCTGGGCGAAACCATCGACATGCTTCGCGACCAGGTGCAGTCTTTTGTCGCCGACGAACTGGCACCTCGCGCTGCACAGATCGACCAGGACAACCTGTTCCCCGCCGACATGTGGCGCAAGTTCGGTGACATGGGCCTGCTGGGCATCACCGTCTCCGAAGAATACGGCGGCGCCGGCCTGGGTTACCTGGCCCACGTGGTGGCCATGGAAGAAATCAGCCGCGGTTCGGCCTCGGTCGCCCTCTCCTACGGCGCCCACTCCAACCTCTGCGTCAACCAGATCAATCGCAACGGCAACGCCGAGCAAAAAGCCAAGTACCTGCCCAAGCTGGTCAGCGGCGAGCACATCGGCGCCCTGGCCATGAGCGAGCCCAATGCCGGCTCCGACGTGGTGTCGATGAAGCTGCGCGCCGAAGCACGCGGCGACCATTTCGTCCTCAACGGCAGCAAGACCTGGATCACCAACGGCCCCGACGCCAACACCTATGTGATCTACGCCAAGACCGACCTGGACAAGGGCCCCCACGGCATCACCGCCTTTATTGTCGAGCGTGACTTCAAGGGCTTCAGCCGCAGCAACAAGTTCGACAAGCTGGGCATGCGCGGCTCCAACACCTGCGAGCTGTTCTTCGACAACGTCGAAGTACCCAAGGAAAACATCCTCGGTGCCCTCAACGGCGGCGTGAAAGTGCTGATGAGCGGCCTGGATTACGAGCGCGTGGTGCTCTCCGGCGGCCCGACCGGCATCATGCAGGCCTGCATGGACCTGGTAGTGCCCTACATCCACGACCGCAAGCAGTTCGGCCAGAGCATCGGTGAGTTCCAGCTGATCCAGGGCAAGATCGCCGACATGTACACCCAGCTCAACGCCAGCCGGGCCTACCTGTATGCCGTGGCCCAGGCCTGCGACCGCAGCGAGACCACCCGCAAGGACGCCGCCGGAGTGATCCTCTACACCGCCGAGCGTGCTACCCAGATGGCCCTGGAAGCCATCCAGATCCTCGGGGGCAACGGCTACATCAACGAGTTCCCGGCCGGTCGCCTGCTGCGCGACGCCAAGCTCTATGAAATCGGCGCCGGCACCAGCGAGATTCGCCGGATGCTGATCGGGCGCGAGCTGTTCAACGAGACTCGCTAAGCGACTCAGCGGTTAGCTTCAAGCGACAAGCTGCACGAATAAGCAGTTGTAGCGCCGATCAACTCTTGCAGCTTCAAGCGTGCCGCTTGAAGCTGCGCCAGGAGCCCCGATGATTCTGAAATCCCAATTGAACCCCCGCTCTCCCGAGTTCGCGCACAACAGCGCGACCATGTTCGAGCACGTCCAGGGCCTGCGCACACTGCTGGCCAAGGTCCACCAGGGCGGCGGCCACAAGGCCCAGGAACGACACACCTCGCGGGGCAAACTGCTGCCGCGCGATCGCATCGACCGCCTGCTCGACGCCGGTTCGCCATTCCTGGAAATCGGCCAACTGGCCGCCCATGAGGTGTACGGCGAAGACGTGCCGGCCGCGGGCGTGATTGCCGGCATCGGCCGGATCGAAGGCGTCGAGTGCATGATCGTGGCCAACGACGCCACGGTCAAAGGCGGTTCCTATTACCCGCTGACGGTCAAAAAGCACCTGCGTGCCCAGGCCATCGCCTTGCAGAACCGCCTGCCCTGCCTGTACCTGGTGGACTCCGGCGGTGCCAACCTGCCACGCCAGGACGAAGTGTTTCCGGACCGCGAGCACTTCGGACGGATCTTCTTCAACCAGGCCAACATGAGCGCCCTGGGTATTCCGCAGATCGCCGTGGTCATGGGCTCATGCACCGCCGGCGGCGCTTATGTGCCGGCCATGGCCGACGAAGCGATCATGGTGCGCCAGCAGGCAACCATCTTTTTGGCCGGCCCGCCGCTGGTCAAGGCGGCCACCGGTGAGGTGGTCAGCGCCGAGGACCTGGGCGGTGCCGATGTGCACTGCAAGACCAGCGGCGTGGCCGACCACTATGCCGACAACGACGAGCACGCCCTGGCCATCGCCCGACGCTGCGTGGCCAACCTCAACTGGCGCAAACTCGGCACCTTGCAGCAACGCGCACCGATCGCACCGCTGTACGACGCCCAGGAGCTGTACGGCGTGGTACCGGCCGATGCCAAGCAGCCTTTCGATGTGCGTGAGGTGATTGCCCGCCTGGTCGACGGTTCGGTGTTCGACGAATTCAAGGCGCTGTTCGGCACCACGCTGGTGTGCGGCTTTGCCCACCTGCACGGCTACCCGATCGCCATCCTGGCCAACAACGGCATCCTGTTTGCCGAGGCCGCGCAAAAAGGCGCGCACTTTATCGAGCTGGCCTGCCAGCGCGGCATTCCGTTGCTGTTCCTGCAGAACATCACCGGCTTCATGGTGGGCCAGAAGTACGAAGCCGGCGGTATCGCCAAGCACGGCGCCAAACTGGTGACCGCCGTGGCCTGCGCCCAGGTACCGAAGTTCACCGTGATCATCGGCGGCAGTTTCGGTGCGGGTAACTACGGCATGTGCGGCCGCGCCTACGACCCGCGGTTCCTGTGGATGTGGCCCAATGCGCGCATCGGCGTCATGGGCGCCGAACAGGCCGCCGGCGTGCTGGCCCAGGTCAAGCGCGAGCAGAGCGAGCGCAGCGGCCATCCGTTCAGTGCCGAGGACGAGGCACGGCTCAAGCAGCCGATCCTCGACCAGTACGAGCACCAGGGCCACCCGTACTACTCCAGCGCCCGCCTGTGGGACGACGGTGTCATCGACCCGGCACAAACCCGCGATGTACTGGGCCTGGCGTTGTCCGCCGCCCTCAACGCACCGATCGAACAAAGCCGTTTCGGCATTTTCCGGATGTGAGCATGAGCGACTTCACTACCCTTGAACTGATCAAGGACTCCCGTGGTTTCGCCACCCTGTGGCTAAGCCGGGAAGACAAGAACAACGCCTTCAACGCCCAGATGATCCGCGAACTGATCCTGGCCATCGACCAGATCGCCGCGGACACCAGCCTGCGCTTCGTCCTGCTGCGTGGCCGTGGCCGGCATTTCAGCGCAGGCGCCGACCTTGCCTGGATGCAGCAATCGGCAGCGCTGGACTACAACACCAACCTGGACGATGCCCGCGAGCTGGCAGAGCTGATGTACAACCTGGCCAAGCTCAAGGTCCCGACTCTGGCCGTGGTCCAGGGCGCAGCCTTCGGTGGCGCGCTGGGCCTGATCAGTTGCTGCGACATGGCCATCGGCACCCGTGAGGCGCAACTGTGCCTGTCGGAAGTGCGCATCGGCCTGGCGCCTGCGGTGATCAGCCCGTTCGTGGTACAGGCCATGGGCGAGCGCGCCGCACGTCGCTACGCCCTGACCGCCGAGCGCTTCAGTGGCGAGCGCGCCCGTGAACTGGGCTTGCTGGCCGAGGCCTACCCGGCCACCGAGCTTGAGCAGCAGGTCGAACTGTGGATCGACAATCTGCTGCTCAACAGCCCCCAGGCCATGCGCGCCAGCAAAGAGTTGCTGCGCGAAGTGGGTCACGGTGAGCTGACCCCTGCCCTGCGCCGCTACTGCGAGAACGCCATCGCCCGCATCCGGGTCAGCCCCGAAGGCCAGGAAGGCTTGCGCGCCTTCCTGGAAAAACGCACACCCGCCTGGCAGGGCGAACCGTCGAACAAGGAGCCGCGCCCATGACCCGCACGCCATTGACTACCTTGCTGGTTGCCAACCGCGGCGAGATCGCCTGCCGGGTGATGCGCACCGCCAAGGCCCTGGGCTTGACCACCGTGGCCGTACACAGCGCCATCGACCGCGAGGCGCGTCACAGCCGAGAAGCCGATATCCGTGTTGACCTGGGCGGCGCCAAGGCCGCCGAGAGCTACCTGGACATCGACAAACTGCTGGCCGCAGCCAAGGCCAGCGGCGCCCAGGCGATTCACCCGGGTTATGGCTTTCTGTCGGAGAACGCAGGCTTTGCCCGTGCCATCGAAGCCGCCGGGCTGATCTTCCTCGGCCCACCGGCCAGCGCCATCGACGCGATGGGCAGCAAGTCCGCCGCCAAGGCGCTGATGGAGCAAGCCGGCGTGCCCCTGGTGCCGGGCTACCACGGCGAAGCCCAGGACCTGGAAACCTTCCGCGCCGCCGCCGAGACCATCGGCTACCCGGTGCTGCTCAAGGCCACCGCAGGCGGTGGCGGCAAAGGCATGAAGGTCGTCGAAAGCGAAAGCCAACTGGCCGAAGCCCTGGCGTCGGCCCAGCGTGAAGCCCAGTCGTCGTTTGGCGATGCGCGCATGCTGGTGGAAAAGTATGTACTCAAGCCGCGTCACGTAGAGATTCAGGTGTTCGCCGACCAGCACGGCAACTGCCTGTACCTCAATGAGCGCGACTGCTCGATCCAGCGCCGCCACCAGAAAGTCGTCGAGGAAGCCCCAGCCCCCGGCCTGAGCCCAGCCCAGCGCCAGGCCATGGGCGAAGCGGCGGTCAAGGCAGCGCAGGCCATTGGTTATGTCGGCGCCGGTACCGTCGAATTCCTGCTCGATGCCCGCGGCGAATTCTTCTTCATGGAGATGAACACCCGCTTGCAGGTAGAACACCCGGTGACCGAAGCCATTACCGGCCTGGACCTGGTGGCCTGGCAGATCCGTGTCGCCTGTGGCGAACCGCTGCCGATCACCCAGGAGCAGGTGCCGCTCAACGGTCACGCCATCGAAGTGCGCCTGTACGCCGAAGACCCCGCCAACGACTTCCTCCCGGCTACCGGGCAACTGGCGCTGTACCGCGAATCGGCGCCGGGTAAAGGGCGTCGGGTCGACAGTGGCGTCAGTGAAGGCGACAGCATCTCGCCGTTCTACGACCCGATGCTGGGCAAGCTGATCGCCTGGGGCCAGACCCGTGAACAGGCACGCCTGCGGTTGCTGGCGATGCTCGATGAGTTCGCCATTGGCGGGCTGAAAACCAACATCGCGTTCCTGCGGCGCATCCTCGCCCACCCGGCGTTTGCCGAGGCCGAGCTTGATACCGGTTTCATCCCGCGCTATCAGGAGCAGTTGCTGCCAGCGCCCCAGCCCCTGCCCGCCACGTTTTGGCAGGCAGCGGCTGAAGCCTTCATCCAGAGCCAACCGGTGCAACACCGTGACGATGATCGCCACTCGCCCTGGGCGGCCAATGCGGGCTTGCGCCTGGGCGTACCGGCGCATATCAGCCTGCACTTGAACTGCAATGGCCAGGACCAGGCCGTGGCGCTCACCCATGCGGCTGCGCCGACGCTGACGCTGGACGGCGATGAACTGATGATCGAGCACGATGGCCTGCGCCGTCGGCACCTGGCGATCCGTCGCGGCAACACCCTTTACCTGCAATGGGACGGCGAGCTGCACGCGGTGACCCCGTTCGACCCGATTGCCGAGGCCGATGCCAGCCACAGCCACCAGGGCGGCCTGAGTGCGCCCATGAACGGCAGTATCGTGCGGGTGTTGGTCGAGGTGGGGCAGACGGTTGAAGCCGGTACTCAGTTGGTGGTGCTGGAAGCCATGAAAATGGAACACAGCATTCGCGCAGCGCACGCCGGGACGGTCAAGGCGCTGTTTTGCCAGGAAGGCGAGATGGTCAGCGAAGGGGCTGTACTGGTAGAGCTGCAAGAAGACTGAAAACACATCGGGGGGCAGGCTCGCGTCTACAGGTTCTGTGTGTACCTGTAGACGCGGGCTTGCCCCCCGATGCTTTTAGAACCTTACAAACGCCTGTACCACCACACCCAGCACTTCACACTGCTGCGTGAACACCGCCTTGGGGTACGTCGGATTCAGTGGCTTGAGGTAGCGCTGGCCACCCTCCTCGATCAGTTGGCGGAAAATCAGGCCCGTGCGGTCGGGCACGCGGGCGATCACCAGCTTGCCCGGTGCAACGCTCACGCCTGTATCCACCAGGATCAGCATGCCCTCCGGCACGCTCAAGCCCATCGGCGCGGTCATTGCGTCGCCTTCTACCGGCAGCCAGAACGCACGGCCCAACGCGACATGGTCCGAGGACTGGCGTACGCAGGGTTCAGTGGGCTCGATCGTTTCCAGGCCGTCCCAGGCCAGGATCGGGTAGCGAAAATACAGATCGTGCTTCTGGTGCGCCGGGTCCAGGGATGCCGCCGCCGTGCCGGGCGCTCCATAGGTGCCGCTGGTTTCCGAGGTGTGCGGGGGAAACACCATCTGCAGAGGCGGCAAGCCGACCTCGATCAGAATCTGGTTCAACACCCTGAGCCTGGGCTCGCGCTCTTCGCGCAACCAATGCCCGACTGCACCCTGGGTGACCCCGATGCGTTCGGCGAGATTCTCCTGCGTGACTTTGAGTTCACGCATTCTGGCCTTGACCAGATCAGTCCAATTATCCATCGCTGGCACGATACGGACTGCTCCATGACGCTCAATACACAAATTGTAGTATTTAAAAAGCAGTCACAACTACATTGCGTATTATTATGCGGACCTACCTTAGAACGCTTACCCCTATGGCAGGTAGCCGAATGAAGCAGACATTTCCTGAAATGGATCTCAACCTGGATAACGAAGCGCTGAGTACCAGCGACGCTGCCCGCAAAGCGCTGGATTTCTACCTCAATCCAGCCCCGGTGTTGCCGTCGGTGGAGGAACCCTGGGTGGTCCCGCGAGAAAACCTCAGCGGTCCTGAGGCTGCCGAACGTGCCGTGCAGTTGCTGCTGTGTGCCGAAGCCACCGCCTGCGAGTCGGCCAACGGGTTACAGGGACGGCCGCGGCAACTGGCCTTGACCGTGGTGCACATGGTCCGTCTGGCCCAGACCATGGTCGAGCACATACCTGCCGAGCAGCGCGCTAAAGGGACAGAGGGTTAACGTGGGGAGTCGCAGCATGGCGGCGCTGGCGCCGTTCATTCAAGGAGGGAGCGCATTCGGTAAAGTTTTTTTACGGAATGACGGAGAATTCATTTGACTTGCAAATGATAACGATTATTATTGCTCGCAACTGGTCGCGAGACTGGTTGGATAAACTGAAAGCCCTTAGGTCGGACTCTCAGATTATCTCCTCATCAGGCTAATCACGGTTTTTGACCCGGCTTTTTGCCGGGTCTTTTTTTTTGGCTCTTCAGGCTAATGAAGGCGGGTGTTGCTTGAATGGCCGCGATGATAGCAAATGAATGTCGTACCGTGAAGGATGTAACGGCGCTTTGCAGAATTAGCACTTGAGAATCAATCTCGTTAAGACTAAGCTGATGCAGCGTCACGGAGGACGCCCCCTCCCCCCATCCGAGCAAGGAGCTTGTACATGACCCGTCTGCTGCTGCCCCTTGAGCATCACCCCGAGTCCCAGGACCTTGCGGACGACACCCTGCTGCAACACCTGAAGAAGCTGCCGCGTCGCGTCCAGCAAGTCTTCCTCCTGAGCCGTCTCGATCAACTGAGCTTTGCCAGCATCGCCGAGCGCCTGGGCCTGCCCGCACTGACTGTCGAACGCCACATGAACCAGGCCCTGCAAAGCGTACGCCCGCAAGGTGACGTCATCGCGAGCATGGCCGGCCAATGGTATGTGCGCTTGCAGAGCCCGCAGGTGACGGCCAGCGAGCGCATCGACTTTCGCCGCTGGCTGGACACCGCCCCCGAACATCGCGAAGCCTTCCACGCCACCGAACTGCGCTGGCGCACCTTGCTCGCCCCGGCGCAGCGGCTGGGCCACGACGCCTGGTACCGCGAGCCGCGCGCGGCCTTGTCGGTGGGCGGTTGCTCGGTGGCCATCGGCCTGGGCCTGGCAGCATTGGCAGCGATTGGTTTCTGGTCCTGATCCAGGCGTGTAGAGTGGGTGCCACAACAACTCTACAGGTGCCTGGTGATGACTGTGACGCTGCCCCCTCTGCATATCGACTGCGATTTCGATTCCGGCAATATCCTGATCAACGATGCCAGTGACCCGCGCCTGACCCGCCTGGCTATCCGGCCCGACACCCACAGCGGTCACTTCCAGTGGTTCCATTTCAAGGCCAACGGCCTGACCCCAGGCCAGCAGCACGGTTTTGTCCTGGAGAACGCCGGCCAGTCTTCCTATAACGGGGCCTGGACGGGCTACCAGGCCGTGGCGTCCTACGATCAGCAGCAGTGGTTCCGCGTCCCTACCCGCTTTGACGGCAAGGCCTTGACCTTTGAACTGGCCGCCGAGCAGCCACAGGCCTGGTTTGCCTATTTCGAGCCCTACCCCCGTGCCCGCCATAACCAATTGATCGAACGCGCCCGGCAGTTGCCGGGTGTCGAGCTACTGGCCACCGGCCGCAGCGTTGAAGGCCGTGATATTCCCTTGCTGCGCGCAGGCGACGGAGCCCCCGGCAAGCGCAAGCTGTGGCTGATTGCCCAGCAGCACCCAGGCGAGCACATGGCCGAATGGTTCATGGAAGGCGTGATCGATCGCTTGCAGCAGAACGATCCGACCGTGCAGGCGTTGCTCCAGCGAGCCGACCTCTACCTGATCCCCAACATGAACCCCGACGGCGCCTTCCATGGCCACCTGCGCACCAACTTTGCCGGCCAGGACCTCAACCGCGCCTGGCAGAACGCAAGTATCGACAAGAGCCCGGAAGTGTTCTTTGCCCAGTCGCAAATGAAGCAGCACGGCGTCGATCTGTTCCTGGACGTGCATGGCGACGAAGAAATCCCGCATGTGTTCACCGCCGGCTGCGAAGGTAACCCTGGCTTCACCCCGCGCCTGGCTGAACTGGAGAAAGCCTTCCGCGACAACCTGTGCAAGCGCACGGTCGATTTCCAGCAGGTACACGGCTATCCGCGTTCGGCCCCGGGCCAGGCCAACCTGACCCTGGGTGCCAACAGCGTCGGCCAGGCCTATGACTGCTTGTCGCTGACCCTGGAGATGCCCTTCAAGGACCACGACGACGCCCCCAACCCGCAAACCGGCTGGAATGGCCGACGCTCCAAGGACCTGGCTGACGCCGTGCTGGATGTCCTTGGGCAGATGGTCGACACCCTGCGCTGAGGTGCGTCGACCCTCTGGTTTGCTTTACGCCTGACCGTGAGCCTTGTGCTTGAGTTTCTCGGTGTCGACCCGCACGAACACCGAGTCAGCCGTCACGGTCAGCACGTCATCCGCCCAGACCTCACAAATCACCCGGCTCTTGCGCCCTACCTCACCTTCGACCCGTGCCTTGAGCAGCAGCTCGACGCCCATGGGAGTTGGCTTGAGGTAGCTCAGGTTCAATTGTCCGGTCACGCAGTCCAGACGCGGCAGGGTGCCGGGCTCGCGGCCTTCGGCGCGGTAGTGGTAGGCCATGGCCGTCCAGTTGGAATGGCAGTCGACCAGCATCGCCAGCAGGCCGCCGTACACCAGCCCCGGCCAGCCCAGAAAGGTGCTGTCGGGCGAATGGCGGCAGATCAGGTGAATACCGTCCTCGTCCCAATGGCTTTTCACGTGCAGACCACTGGGGTGGGAACAGCCGCAGCCATAGCAGACGCCTTCGGGGGCGGCCAGTTCCTGGAGGGATAGCAAGTGGTTACTCATAAGCTTCCTGATTGTCTGTTTTAGAGGGAAAGCGAGGGCTGATAGTAACGCCGTGTAACGCAAAAGCCCATGAACAGGTCATGGGCTTTTTTACGTTGCAAAGGTGCGGGCTAGGCGCCTTTGCCCGACACCGCCGGCTGGCCTGCCAGGGCGCTGGCGCCCGCTTTGCGCCGGGTCAGCGAGATCAGCAGGATGGCCAGGGTGACGCCTGCGGTCATCAGGGTCTCATAGCGGTAGGCCGGGCTGATCAGCATGTAGCCCAGCACCGTGACGATCAGGCCGATCACCAGCCACGTCAGCCACGGGAACAGCCACATCTTGAACGCAAGCTCAGTGCCCGCACGGTCGGTGATGGCCCGCATGCGCAATTGCGAAACCGCGATCACCAGGTACACCAGCAAGGCGATGGCCCCGGTGGTCGAGAGCAGGAAACCGAACACCTTGCCGGGGAACACATAGTTGACCAGGCAACCGGCAAAGCCGGCGAAGGTCGAGAGGATCACCGCCACGGTGGGGACGCCGTTGCCGGAAATGCGCTTGGTCATCTTCAGCGCCTCGCCGCGCGAACCCAGCGAGTAAAGCATCCGCGAGGCGGTGTAGAGCCCCGAGTTCATGCAGCTGGTCACCGCCACCAGCACCACCAGGTCAACCAGCAACTTGGCGCCGGGTACATTCAACACCTCCAGCACGCGCTGGAACGAGCCCACGGACTTGAGCCCCGGATCGTTCCAGGCCACCAGCGAGACAATGAAGAAGATCGAAACGATGTAGAAGATCGCGATGCGGTAGACCACCAGGTTGGTGGCCTTGCGGATCTTCTCTTTGGGGTTGGCGGTTTCGTCGGCCGCAATGGTGACGATCTCGGCGCCGAAGAACGAGAAAATGGTCACCAGCACACCGCCCAGCACCGCGCCGAAGCCATTGGGCATGAAGCCGCCGTTGGCCCATAGCTGACTGACCCCGGAGGTCTGCTGCGCCAGTGGCCACACGCCAAACACCGCCAGGGTGCAGACACCGATGAAGGCCAGGATCGCCACCACCTTGATCAGGGCGAACCAGTACTCGAATTCACCGAAGTTCTTCACGCTGATCAGGTTGGTGCACGACAGCACGATCATGATCAGAAAGGCGAACAGCCAGGACGGCACGCCGGGGAAATACGCATGGAGGATGTCGGCGCCGGCAATGGCTTCGACCGGGATGATCAACACCCAGAACCACCAGTACAGCCAACCGATGGTAAAGCCGGCCCAGGGGCCGATGGCCTGGCTTGCATAGGTAGAGAACGAGCCGCTGTTGGGGTTGGCAATGGCCATTTCCCCCAGCATGCGCATCACCAGCAGCACCAGCAGGCCGGTCATGGCGTAGGAAATCAGGATGGCCGGCCCCGCCGTGGCAATGGCGGTGGAAGAGCCGATGAACAAGCCGGCGCCGATGATGCCGGCGATGGAAATCATCGACACCTGGCGCGATGTCAGTCCGTGTTGCAGCGAACGCTGTTTCTTTTGTTCTAGCGAAGCCATGTTCAACCCTCAACTGGGTATGCCGCCGCGCCTTAGCGCAACCGACAGGGATAGAGCAGAAGTTTTTTATAGGAATGGTGACGCTTGTTGTTGTCTGCGGCCCGTCCCAAGCCGAATTAAAGTCGCCCTCTGAATAATCAAACAATGAACTTTCGAGCAGGAAAATACGGCCAGTTAGTTGCTCTGACTTCGGTGTTTTGCCTACTGTGAATTTCAGTTGAAATCCTTGATGCGGGTCAGTATTAATCTAGAGGACCGACTGTCACAAACGACCTTTTAGAAACACATGATTCCATTACGGAATGACCTCACGCCTTTTTCGCCGGATTGACCGCCCATGTCCAAACGCCTGATGCCCTCGACCACCGCGCTGCAGTGCTTTGAAGCTGCCGCCCGGCACCTGAGCTTCACCCGCGCCGCCCAAAAGCTGCACCTGACCCAGAGCGCGGTGAGCAAGCAGGTCGCCCAGCTCGAAGACATGCTCAGCCATCCCTTGTTCCAGCGCATTCGCCGACGCCTGCACCTGACCCCGGCCGGCGCCCTGTACCTGACCGAGGTGAACAAGATCCTGGTCCAGCTGGATATGTCCAGCCGCTACATCCTGAGCTATGGCGGCGAGACTGAAGTGCTGCGCATTGCCACCCAGCCGACCTTCGGCGAGCGTTGGCTGGTGCCCAACCTCAAGGGCTTTGGTGAGCGCTACCCGCGCATTCACCTGGACGTACGCAACGCCCTGGAACCCTTTGATCTGGTCCAGGCCAAGGCCGATATTGCCTTCTTTTTCGGCCAGGGCACCTGGCCAGGGGCAACCTGCATCGAACTGTTCAATGAGCAGGTGGTGCCGGTGTGCGCACCCGCGCTGCTGGCCCGTCATGCCTTCGCCAGCGCCGGTGCCCTTACCGAGCACCGCCTGCTGCAATGCACCTCAAGGCCCGAAGCCTGGCACGAATGGTTCCAGGGCCAGGGCCTGCACAGCGAAAACAGCTACCACGGCCCGCGCTTCGACACCTTTTCCATGTGCATCCGGGCCGCCCAGGCCGGCTGCGGTATCGCGCTGATCCCCCAATACCTGGTGGCCGAGGAGCTGCAGGAGGGCAAATTGGTGATCGCCTGGGCACACGCCAAGCCCAGCGAAGGCTCGCACTTCATTGCCCATGCCGAGCACGCCGCCGAAGTGCCCAAGGTCCGCGCGTTTGTGCAATGGATCACTGAGCGCGTAGGGCTTGAGGCGCAACATTCATAATTGGCGGAATGATTGCAATCCTTTAATTCGTTTGCGCTCAGCTCGCCAGTCTCGCTTATATACCGGCAAAACTAATCAGAGGCCGCGTGCACATGAGCCACGAAACAATCAGCCAGTCCATTTCCGTAGTTCATCCCATTACACTCTCGCACGGTAAAAACGCGGAAGTCTGGGACACCCGTGGCAAACGTTATATTGATTTTGTCGGTGGCATCGGCGTGTTGAACCTGGGCCATTGCAACCCGGGTATTGTCGCGGCCATCCAGCATCAGGCC
It encodes:
- a CDS encoding DUF4880 domain-containing protein; the protein is MTRLLLPLEHHPESQDLADDTLLQHLKKLPRRVQQVFLLSRLDQLSFASIAERLGLPALTVERHMNQALQSVRPQGDVIASMAGQWYVRLQSPQVTASERIDFRRWLDTAPEHREAFHATELRWRTLLAPAQRLGHDAWYREPRAALSVGGCSVAIGLGLAALAAIGFWS
- a CDS encoding M14 family metallopeptidase, encoding MTVTLPPLHIDCDFDSGNILINDASDPRLTRLAIRPDTHSGHFQWFHFKANGLTPGQQHGFVLENAGQSSYNGAWTGYQAVASYDQQQWFRVPTRFDGKALTFELAAEQPQAWFAYFEPYPRARHNQLIERARQLPGVELLATGRSVEGRDIPLLRAGDGAPGKRKLWLIAQQHPGEHMAEWFMEGVIDRLQQNDPTVQALLQRADLYLIPNMNPDGAFHGHLRTNFAGQDLNRAWQNASIDKSPEVFFAQSQMKQHGVDLFLDVHGDEEIPHVFTAGCEGNPGFTPRLAELEKAFRDNLCKRTVDFQQVHGYPRSAPGQANLTLGANSVGQAYDCLSLTLEMPFKDHDDAPNPQTGWNGRRSKDLADAVLDVLGQMVDTLR
- a CDS encoding PaaI family thioesterase, giving the protein MSNHLLSLQELAAPEGVCYGCGCSHPSGLHVKSHWDEDGIHLICRHSPDSTFLGWPGLVYGGLLAMLVDCHSNWTAMAYHYRAEGREPGTLPRLDCVTGQLNLSYLKPTPMGVELLLKARVEGEVGRKSRVICEVWADDVLTVTADSVFVRVDTEKLKHKAHGQA
- a CDS encoding LexA family protein; this translates as MDNWTDLVKARMRELKVTQENLAERIGVTQGAVGHWLREEREPRLRVLNQILIEVGLPPLQMVFPPHTSETSGTYGAPGTAAASLDPAHQKHDLYFRYPILAWDGLETIEPTEPCVRQSSDHVALGRAFWLPVEGDAMTAPMGLSVPEGMLILVDTGVSVAPGKLVIARVPDRTGLIFRQLIEEGGQRYLKPLNPTYPKAVFTQQCEVLGVVVQAFVRF
- a CDS encoding acetyl/propionyl/methylcrotonyl-CoA carboxylase subunit alpha, whose protein sequence is MTRTPLTTLLVANRGEIACRVMRTAKALGLTTVAVHSAIDREARHSREADIRVDLGGAKAAESYLDIDKLLAAAKASGAQAIHPGYGFLSENAGFARAIEAAGLIFLGPPASAIDAMGSKSAAKALMEQAGVPLVPGYHGEAQDLETFRAAAETIGYPVLLKATAGGGGKGMKVVESESQLAEALASAQREAQSSFGDARMLVEKYVLKPRHVEIQVFADQHGNCLYLNERDCSIQRRHQKVVEEAPAPGLSPAQRQAMGEAAVKAAQAIGYVGAGTVEFLLDARGEFFFMEMNTRLQVEHPVTEAITGLDLVAWQIRVACGEPLPITQEQVPLNGHAIEVRLYAEDPANDFLPATGQLALYRESAPGKGRRVDSGVSEGDSISPFYDPMLGKLIAWGQTREQARLRLLAMLDEFAIGGLKTNIAFLRRILAHPAFAEAELDTGFIPRYQEQLLPAPQPLPATFWQAAAEAFIQSQPVQHRDDDRHSPWAANAGLRLGVPAHISLHLNCNGQDQAVALTHAAAPTLTLDGDELMIEHDGLRRRHLAIRRGNTLYLQWDGELHAVTPFDPIAEADASHSHQGGLSAPMNGSIVRVLVEVGQTVEAGTQLVVLEAMKMEHSIRAAHAGTVKALFCQEGEMVSEGAVLVELQED
- a CDS encoding isovaleryl-CoA dehydrogenase, producing MRYPTLNFALGETIDMLRDQVQSFVADELAPRAAQIDQDNLFPADMWRKFGDMGLLGITVSEEYGGAGLGYLAHVVAMEEISRGSASVALSYGAHSNLCVNQINRNGNAEQKAKYLPKLVSGEHIGALAMSEPNAGSDVVSMKLRAEARGDHFVLNGSKTWITNGPDANTYVIYAKTDLDKGPHGITAFIVERDFKGFSRSNKFDKLGMRGSNTCELFFDNVEVPKENILGALNGGVKVLMSGLDYERVVLSGGPTGIMQACMDLVVPYIHDRKQFGQSIGEFQLIQGKIADMYTQLNASRAYLYAVAQACDRSETTRKDAAGVILYTAERATQMALEAIQILGGNGYINEFPAGRLLRDAKLYEIGAGTSEIRRMLIGRELFNETR
- a CDS encoding DUF6124 family protein; its protein translation is MKQTFPEMDLNLDNEALSTSDAARKALDFYLNPAPVLPSVEEPWVVPRENLSGPEAAERAVQLLLCAEATACESANGLQGRPRQLALTVVHMVRLAQTMVEHIPAEQRAKGTEG
- a CDS encoding gamma-carboxygeranoyl-CoA hydratase translates to MSDFTTLELIKDSRGFATLWLSREDKNNAFNAQMIRELILAIDQIAADTSLRFVLLRGRGRHFSAGADLAWMQQSAALDYNTNLDDARELAELMYNLAKLKVPTLAVVQGAAFGGALGLISCCDMAIGTREAQLCLSEVRIGLAPAVISPFVVQAMGERAARRYALTAERFSGERARELGLLAEAYPATELEQQVELWIDNLLLNSPQAMRASKELLREVGHGELTPALRRYCENAIARIRVSPEGQEGLRAFLEKRTPAWQGEPSNKEPRP
- a CDS encoding carboxyl transferase domain-containing protein; the encoded protein is MILKSQLNPRSPEFAHNSATMFEHVQGLRTLLAKVHQGGGHKAQERHTSRGKLLPRDRIDRLLDAGSPFLEIGQLAAHEVYGEDVPAAGVIAGIGRIEGVECMIVANDATVKGGSYYPLTVKKHLRAQAIALQNRLPCLYLVDSGGANLPRQDEVFPDREHFGRIFFNQANMSALGIPQIAVVMGSCTAGGAYVPAMADEAIMVRQQATIFLAGPPLVKAATGEVVSAEDLGGADVHCKTSGVADHYADNDEHALAIARRCVANLNWRKLGTLQQRAPIAPLYDAQELYGVVPADAKQPFDVREVIARLVDGSVFDEFKALFGTTLVCGFAHLHGYPIAILANNGILFAEAAQKGAHFIELACQRGIPLLFLQNITGFMVGQKYEAGGIAKHGAKLVTAVACAQVPKFTVIIGGSFGAGNYGMCGRAYDPRFLWMWPNARIGVMGAEQAAGVLAQVKREQSERSGHPFSAEDEARLKQPILDQYEHQGHPYYSSARLWDDGVIDPAQTRDVLGLALSAALNAPIEQSRFGIFRM